One part of the Eucalyptus grandis isolate ANBG69807.140 chromosome 10, ASM1654582v1, whole genome shotgun sequence genome encodes these proteins:
- the LOC104423665 gene encoding LOW QUALITY PROTEIN: receptor-like protein kinase FERONIA (The sequence of the model RefSeq protein was modified relative to this genomic sequence to represent the inferred CDS: inserted 5 bases in 3 codons) — MTNMKPPLLLFIFISVSLEALPVSVTGDNVGAYHPTDDIAVDCGSNTSSLVGGRNWIGDAADRSDYSPIEKTHSSTTAEASSSSPSIPGAAPYLTARLSRSEFAYTFHVTAGPKFVRLHFFPSDYPNFRRVDSFFSVEAAGYTLLRNFSASLFADYTGSVSFFSKEFCLSVGEDQLLNITFAPTPGNSDTYAFVNGLEVVSMPKHLYYNTFIDSNEGIKMVGXAGAIHLGTTKALEAVKRLNVGGAFVDPADDTGMYRTWEADDEYVTSSNIGVLPVNTTIQLNYSEQVPNYTAPDSVYKTARTMGTDKRINLSYKLTWSVEVDANFYYLVRLHFCEFQIXKINEPLDRVFQIFIDSQLVEDRADVISRSGKGVPVYRDFAVPFLDPSQKKRTNLSVALGALPDGSTLYSDAILNGLEIFKISNLDGNLVGLNQDPVLDKPPGPPPASKAPSSLSKAAKIAIVAGGTSGFTVLSLLAFFLYRRQNRAKDSTSSDGTSWWGPVSYATTKSTKTQGSSLPSDLCRHFSLKEIRAATNNFDKAFIIGVGGFGNVYKGYVDGEATPVAIKRLNQGSQQGLHEFRTEIEMLSQLRHLHLVSLIGFCEDAGEMILVYDYMARGTLSNHLYNTDNPPLXPADAWGLHYLHSGAKHTIIHRDVKMTNILLNEKWVAKVSDFGLSKVGTTSESKTHVSTAVKGTFGYLDPEYYRRQRLTDKSDVYSFGVVLFEVLCARPAVSRMAPMEQISLAEWAQSCCKSGSVEEMVDPHLKGAIALECLNKFCEIAMSCLQDEGAKRPSMNDVVWGLNFALQLQVSTELEVKDHAGVSVHDSDDSDHDAASIRGSGSDEAINTSDSDSGGWKSSRETATSTRARSNDVCDESMTSYDAEKLP, encoded by the exons ATGACGAACATGAAACCACCACTTCTATTATTCATCTTCATCTCCGTCTCGCTCGAAGCACTCCCGGTCTCAGTCACTGGCGACAACGTTGGCGCTTACCATCCAACCGATGATATCGCCGTTGACTGTGGCTCCAACACCAGCTCCCTTGTGGGTGGACGGAATTGGATTGGAGACGCCGCTGACCGTTCGGACTACTCTCCAATTGAGAAAACTCACTCCTCTACCACAGCAGAGGCAAGCAGTTCATCTCCCAGCATCCCTGGCGCCGCTCCATACCTCACGGCTCGCCTCTCCCGCTCCGAGTTCGCCTACACCTTCCACGTCACCGCAGGGCCCAAATTCGTTCGCCTGCACTTCTTCCCTTCGGATTACCCCAACTTCCGCCGTGTTGATTCCTTCTTCTCAGTCGAGGCCGCTGGCTACACCCTGCTCCGCAACTTCAGCGCTTCCCTCTTTGCTGATTACACCGGCTCCGTGAGCTTCTTCTCTAAAGAGTTCTGCTTAAGTGTCGGAGAGGACCAGCTATTGAACATAACGTTCGCTCCCACTCCTGGTAATTCAGACACGTATGCTTTCGTGAATGGACTTGAAGTCGTTTCCATGCCCAAACATCTCTACTACAACACCTTCATCGACTCAAACGAGGGAATCAAGATGGTAG CCGCTGGCGCCATACACCTTGGTACCACTAAAGCTCTCGAAGCGGTGAAGCGCTTGAACGTGGGAGGAGCGTTTGTCGATCCAGCTGATGACACGGGAATGTACAGGACCTGGGAAGCAGATGACGAGTACGTGACTTCCTCAAACATCGGAGTTTTGCCAGTTAACACAACTATCCAACTCAATTACAGTGAGCAAGTGCCAAATTACACGGCTCCAGATAGTGTATACAAAACTGCAAGGACCATGGGAACAGACAAAAGAATCAATCTGAGCTACAAGCTCACGTGGTCCGTCGAGGTGGACGCGAACTTCTACTACTTGGTCCGGTTACACTTTTGCGAATTCCAGAT GAAGATAAATGAGCCATTAGACAGGGTTTTCCAGATTTTTATAGATTCACAACTGGTCGAGGATCGTGCGGATGTCATTAGTCGGAGCGGGAAGGGCGTGCCCGTCTATAGAGATTTTGCAGTGCCCTTCCTGGATCccagccaaaagaaaagaaccaacCTCTCCGTCGCGTTGGGCGCGCTTCCAGATGGTTCTACTCTTTACTCTGATGCCATCTTGAATGGCCTTGAGATATTCAAGATCAGCAATCTAGATGGGAATCTTGTAGGGCTGAACCAGGATCCGGTCCTGGATAAACCGCCAGGGCCTCCACCGGCAAGCAAAGCACCGTCGAGCCTCAGCAAAGCAGCAAAAATTGCCATCGTTGCTGGTGGAACTTCGGGCTTCACCGTGCTCTCTCTCCTGGCTTTCTTCCTTTACCGGCGACAAAACAGAGCGAAGGATTCGACCTCGAGCGACGGAACCTCATGGTGGGGCCCGGTCTCCTACGCGACGACCAAGTCAACGAAGACCCAGGGGTCGTCCCTGCCGTCGGATCTGTGCCGCCACTTCTCGCTAAAGGAGATCAGAGCGGCCACGAACAACTTTGATAAGGCGTTTATTATCGGCGTGGGCGGGTTCGGCAACGTGTACAAGGGCTATGTCGATGGCGAGGCCACCCCAGTGGCGATCAAGCGGCTGAACCAGGGATCGCAGCAGGGCCTCCATGAGTTCAGGACCGAGATCGAGATGCTCTCGCAGCTCCGGCACCTCCACCTAGTCTCCCTGATTGGGTTCTGCGAGGACGCGGGAGAGATGATCCTCGTGTACGACTACATGGCACGCGGGACTCTCAGCAACCATCTCTACAACACCGATAATCCCCCACT CCCTGCAGACGCGTGGGGGCTCCACTACCTCCATAGCGGTGCCAAGCACACTATCATACATCGCGACGTGAAGATGACCAACATCCTGCTCAACGAGAAGTGGGTTGCCAAGGTGTCCGACTTTGGGCTCTCGAAGGTCGGAACCACGAGTGAGTCTAAGACGCACGTCAGCACGGCCGTGAAGGGCACCTTCGGGTACCTGGACCCGGAGTACTACAGGCGCCAGCGACTGACTGACAAGTCCGACGTCTATTCCTTCGGCGTGGTGCTGTTCGAAGTGCTGTGTGCAAGGCCTGCCGTGAGCCGGATGGCCCCGATGGAGCAGATCAGCCTGGCTGAGTGGGCCCAGAGTTGTTGTAAGAGCGGGTCCGTCGAAGAAATGGTGGACCCGCACCTGAAGGGGGCTATCGCCCTCGAGTGCCTCAACAAGTTCTGCGAGATCGCTATGAGCTGCTTGCAGGACGAGGGGGCCAAGCGGCCATCCATGAACGACGTTGTGTGGGGCCTCAATTTCGCACTGCAGCTACAGGTGAGCACAGAGCTGGAAGTGAAGGATCATGCGGGTGTGTCAGTGCATGATAGCGATGACAGCGACCATGACGCAGCTTCGATCAGAGGCAGCGGCAGCGATGAGGCGATCAACACTAGTGATAGCGATAGTGGTGGTTGGAAGAGCAGTAGGGAAACTGCGACGTCGACCAGAGCCAGAAGCAATGATGTTTGTGATGAGAGT
- the LOC104423664 gene encoding cell number regulator 10-like → MPLHAMPQSNPQHLVGPGQIPQANQSFGAQSTLYLGQPIPVSSQVPAGFQPLHPVPGFTTGPMNAPAQPFHTAGIIVQLPPSAPPSPWTTGLFDCMDDILIVVVACCFPCVTFGQIAEIVDRGSTSCGTSGLLYGGIQFLIGCPCLLSCTCQTKLRNRFNLIESPAPDWITHFFCECCALSEGYREPKNRGLDPSIGKTNVEYSHLSSKRALNKPSHYNTVIMV, encoded by the exons ATGCCGCTTCATGCAATGCCGCAATCTAATCCACAGCATCTGGTTGGTCCTGGACAAATTCCACAAGCGAACCAAAGTTTTGGGGCTCAGTCGACTCTATACTTAGGGCAACCGATTCCCGTGAGCTCTCAGGTTCCAGCCGGTTTCCAGCCATTGCATCCTGTCCCAGGCTTTACTACAGGGCCGATGAATGCTCCGGCTCAACCCTTTCATACTGCTG GGATAATAGTTCAATTGCCACCATCTGCTCCACCATCTCCTTGGACAACGGGGTTGTTTGACTGCATGGATGACATTTTAATTG TGGTTGTGGCCTGTTGCTTCCCCTGCGTAACATTCGGCCAGATAGCGGAGATTGTTGACCGAGGGAGCACAT CATGTGGAACGAGTGGGCTACTGTATGGTGGGATCCAGTTTCTCATCGGTTGCCCGTGCTTGTTGTCCTGCACTTGCCAAACCAAGCTCCGGAACCGATTCAACCTCATCGAGTCCCCTGCTCCTGACTGGATCACTCACTTCTTTTGCGAATGCTGTGCTCTTTCTGAGGGATACAGAGAGCCTAAGAACAGAGGACTTGACCCTTCCATAGGCAAAACTAATGTCGAATATAGCCATTTGAGCTCCAAACGAGCACTTAATAAGCCAAGCCACTACAATACTGTCATTATGGTTTGA